From the Juglans microcarpa x Juglans regia isolate MS1-56 chromosome 7D, Jm3101_v1.0, whole genome shotgun sequence genome, the window ACCAGTTAATCCCAACAAACTAGTATCAGTGCGTCAGGATCTGTGCAAGATCTTGAGGGATGGTTATGGAAAAGTTTGAAGTAGATAAATTCGACGGTTAGAACAGTTTCAGTTTATGgtgcatcaagatgaaggctttgtTACGACAACAAGGGTTGTCCAAGGTATTGGATAGGAATGTGTCTGATGATTCTCCTGCGCCattaagagaagaagaagagaagacaCACAGTGCTATTGAGCAGACCGTTGCTGGTCTTTGTACTAAACTTAAGAACctgtatatgaagaaaaatctcACCAACCATTAGTATTTGAAGCAAAGGTTATACATGCTGAAGAAAGGTACTCcaatttttgaataattagatgaatttaataaaattattatggatcCGAGGAATATTGACAtaagcttgaagaagaggaTCAAGCCTCAATTGTATTGTGTTTGTTACCTATgtcttttgataattttgtgaatttcatgttatatggTAGAGATACTATTTCCTTGACACatgtaaaatctattttaaattttaaggaatTGTTAACGAAATTGAATGTGAATAGCACGGATAATCAAACAAGTGTTTGTTTGTTAATGGTTCTTCAAGTaggggttcagagaagaataatGATAAATCCAAATGCAGGTCACAGTCaaagtttaacaagaaaaatgttaaatatcaTTACTATCATAAGTTTGGTCATTACAAAAATGAGTGttctaaactaaaaaataaagcgGAAGGCACTAGTTCTTCTAATGCCGTTAGCATTGCTGATTAAaagttacatcaatttatagatttacttttatgtaatctctttataactaaaatattaatctctttataattaaaatatttttcttttagttttcttaCTCTTCTTCTTTATggttcttggttttttttttttttttagttaagtCACTTTGTCACGTGTTGCTGAATATGTGAAAATAGAATGAGTGGTCCTGCCCTGTTTTGCGCCGTTGGTTTTTTGGTGGTCGTTGTCTTTGTCTCTTTGTAACTCTAAGGTCTCGTTCGCTATCGCAGTCAAGATGAAATGAATAGCGCAGtcaagatgaaatgaaataatttattaaaagttaaataaaatattattataatattaattttattttaatttttaaaaatattaaattatttattatattttatatgagagtttaaaaaaattatattaattatataaaataagatgagataaaataatttaatttaatgtaaCCAAACGGTCCTAAAATTCTCAAGATGGTGAATGGCGGcttcaagaaataaataaaaataaataaataaaatcacgtcGGTTGATGTTCACCAAATTGAACGTCTTTGACCAGAGTACTCTAATTTTTAGTCTAAATCTAGCAGCGTGATGATATAGGACTATGACACACCAGACTACTTTCTATCAACCATACTTCAATTTGaatgtttttatattatacacCATTaactttaaaagataaattttaaattttacaaattaaataatatcatatgTATAGTGTGTAGTgtaaaaattttctaataacacaaacattttaaagaaaaattcagaaaaaatgttctctcttcctttttacAATTTTGATTCCATCAAGAAtataattttgagtttgttaAATTTGATATCCATATTTAGACTCAACGTCATATCAGTAAGTTACTTGGCATCACTACTTTCaactaaatcatttaaaaatatattatgtgtgATGTTCAAGATTTAGTAGCACGCTGATGCATCAAAATTGATGGGACAATAATTGATCGAATCGATCCCTAAGCTAAAATCATCATTGTCATCTTACTcggaaataaaaaatgaaggaaaagagtcATTACTTATTAGTATCAATGTATGTAGACATATACAAGTACTGGTAATTGGAAAATCTTTTGGGATCCATCAAGAACTATATGAAAGAAGGAACGAAGTGAGAGAGTGAAtgaagaaattgagaaagtATGCTCGAAAGAGAATGGGGGAGGAAGAAGAATGGAAATGGCAAATAATGAGGAAAAGTGAGAGTTTATATAGAGAAGGGCGTGACGGTTGGCCTTCTGCAGGCAATGAAGTGACTTCGAGCCAGAAATCCAAGAGACATGCTAGGTCTCGAGAAACGCACAGAGTGGTATTGTGGAACCCAACCAATGAGAACCCATGAAAGTATGAAAAGCAAGCAACTGGTGCGAGGGAAGCACAGTCCAATATCCCACCTAGTGTGTGGGCAGGCTTCTCGCTGCCTTAAACCAACGGATGATAAGGGGGTGGGAAGAACCTGAGGCGTCATCAAGTTATTGATAGTGCAAACGAACTGTTGCAGGGTGCCAAACGTGTTAGAGGGAACCAACCCAAGAAAGGCGGAAGGGAACGTTTAGAAACCATTATACCCAGACGAGTCTTCTACTAGGGCACTCCCTGAGTTACCATTCAAGCAGGATTTTAAACCAAGACGGTTTAAGTTTCTCAATCCCAAATCTTCTACTttgtatatacacacacacacacacacactagtaaGGGCAACGTGCGTTGCACGTTTGCCTAGTTGACAATTTCTATAAGGAAAAGTCTTTTTGCAAGCAATTTCGCATATCAAACTGCGCACTAATATTAAATGTAAGACattcatttaatgaaataatgtaaattgaaaataaaaataattttcgtgaaACAGAGGACCttattcttctttaaaaaaaaaattttaaatttttttgtaataaaaaaaggtATGTAAGTGTTGGTACGCGATTTGGTGCATCAAACTACTTGTATCTAGCAAGTCCCTTTTTGTAATGtctcaaattttaaactataaACAGATACAATtgtctatatttttaaatttttctccaTATTTATAACACGTATCATATACACCACATGCAAAATATCTACAATTATAATACAACAATTCACAAAAACCTATTCACAACTATATTAGCAAGTATATATTGTCTTACTTTTTGAATTTTGTGACTTCAAGATATTTTTAACTCAGCATAtgctttctcttttcttctggcgaatctcttctttcttctcctttgaTTGGCAGCatacaaatttctttttacGGCTTTTTGTTCATATtcttaaaaccttttttttttattgaaagatttatataaaagttaataaaggtggtatttataaaatttaaatgtaattttttatctaataatatcGTCTTACCCGTAGGCATTTCTTATGAAAAATTAGGGATTCCACGccaatttatctaaaaaataaacagcAAAACATGCAAATATACATtccatatatatgaaaatataacaCACAAACAATATAAgaactatttatatttaaagcacAAGAAAGAAacattcaatttcaaaaaaacCCCTACACATTACattaaattaacaaatataacattaaattgtTTCGAGATAAAAGgttaaattcacatataaaaagtatgaaattattataatcaGTAATTACAAGTTCATATGTTTGttacatatgacatatgaataaatagaataaatattacaaaatagaataagcatttttatttcaaaaggaTAAAAAGTACAAAGTATAGGACAAATAAAAGAGCAGTGGAAATGAAGCAAATCAATAGGCAGCGGAATGACGACGAGCGAAATAAGAACAAAATCAGCAAATCAaagaacatataaaaaaatagaatataataaagttagacttatatttattgaatgaggctataataaaatattaagaataataaCAAATACAGTCAATAAgatagaaatttataaaataaaaaattaaacagaatattATATTGTACGAGACAGAATTTTCTATTAATAGTGTTActaaaaacaacattaataatgtcataaatataagattctttaataatagaaaatttaatattcagttattaatattaaaattttaaaatatcgaacttatttagtaataaattaaattaaataaggCTATATGAAAACATTAAGTGATTTAATCAATATATGAATCTATTTAAATTAtcaataacatatttttttatcttatgaaaatttataattaaattatattcaacAAATTAACTGATTTACatatatgttaattttaaatttataaagtaCATTAGtaagtattaaataatttaatcatataattataatataaattttcatcattGCAACTAcagaaaaaaaagatttacatATAAGAAATATCGAATCAATATAATCAATAATTACAAGttcatatgttttttaaatatgacaTATGAATAAATAGAActattattgttaattttattaattacagtcgaatgaatatgttatatatttatcacttataaattaaatatataatgtgttaattttaaatttagaaagtaTATTACTAGgtgttaaataatttaaccatataattataatataaattttcatcatttataaCTACAAAAAAGATTGCAAATAAACCGTAGGACATTACAAATTGTAAAAGTCCTCAAATACTGTCTCTAAATTTGAATTAGTTATTATAGTACAAAATAGACGGAAAACAACGCTgcaaaaatttagaattttttttttcaattttttttttattacaattattttaGCAATTGGCATATAGAGTAACacttttcttaaagaaaaaaaaatcaaaaacattTAACTACTAAGAAGAAGTAGTAGAAAGCATACCACGTGATGTCGAGATTAACACGTAGAAAACCAAATTTGGGAAAATTGAAGGACACCCTGAAGATTTGAAGAAATAGATATACTGTGAATTGAAGTTGATGAAAAGTTGTATGGCAAAGCGGcgtgtaaaatatatataggataaaGATGCGGCAGGGATAACGTTGCAAAACATAAAGACCGAAAACATTGCCGGCAAATGAAAGCAGAAGAGAAAACAAGTGAGAATTTTCTGGAAAAAGAAGGGGTTTTTTAGGAAATAATAGATTTAGGTAGttggtaaaagtaaaacaattaTATAAAGAAGACTTGAGAATCAAAACCAGGAAAGTAGGgacagaaatgaaaaaaaaaaaaaaagtttaggcGAAAATACTGTTACTCAATCattagtgtttatatatatagtaggtatatatataatttaatatatatatatataaataaatatttctttttcgtCGATAGTtgtattctatcttttaatttggtGTTAAATTTATAATGTTTGACCCTATCgtccaagctagctagctatctagcTGTCTTGCCTCATGTGtaattatttacttttcttCCATCTGTGGTCGTTTTCCATATTGTGAATGTTATGTATATTATGAACGTACGAGAcggaaaagaaatattttcagcTAAAGGGCATAAGcgttatttcaaaaaaaaaaatgggggacCCGGGCGGAGGGGAGGAGGCATAAGCGTTACGTGCGTACTTACATCATGTAAAGGacatttatgaaaatttaacaCAAAATCATCCTCAATATACGTTTGAAGTAACGTTACACAGACGCATCCTGGCCTTTCTCTGGAATTTtcctcttttcattttcaaaatcattCATCCTCTAGCATGCATTTTCAACGTTTGATCGGTTGCATTTTCAAAATCATTCATCCTCTAGCATGAATTTTCAACGTTTGATCGGTTGCATTTTCAAAATCATTCATCCTCTAGcgtgtatttttcttttccatatcCTTAAGTTTTCATGTGCACAAAGTCAAACAAAGTTGgattctatacaaaaaaaaaattatattcatcattcttataccacacatcacacataattttcttaattatatttatttttttctgattaaATCATATgtagtatatggatgatgatagaataatttatttttttcatttagtaagaataaataaataaaaaatcaagtgtAAGGTCATGTGGGgtaaagatgatgagtaaaaattcaatttatataattatatgaagaaTTATATGAAGATCAACATGATTGCTTGCACGACTGATATAATTAGTACcactcaaaatatataaaacataaaataatgtATACACCAATCATGCACTCTCTCCCTCCGATAAATAAAAGACCACCTTATCTCTACTTAATCAACACCACATATcccttcaaatctcaaaacaaggAGTTATTATTAATGTCCATGGCAGAAAAACCCCATATAGCTATTCTAACCAGTCCAGGGATGGGTCACCTCATCCCACTAATCGAGTTTGCCAAGGTGCTACTTGCTCTTCCCCATGGCTTCAATGTCACGTGCATCATTCCCACGATTGGGTATCCATCAAAAGCCATGAAAGCCGTTCTTGAAGGCCTCCCCACCAACATAGACCATGTCTTTCTTCCTCCAGTGAGCCCCAAGGACCTCGAGGAAGCACACCCTGGGATCCAGATTTTCCTTACCATTACTCTCTCTCTACCATCCCTTCGTGATGTGTTGAAGTCATTACTTGAGACAACTCGGTTGTCTGCTCTCGTCTTTGACCCTTTCGCAAGCGACGTACTAGAAGTTGCCAAGGAATTACAACTGTCACCGTACTTTTTCATCCCCACAAATGCCATGGTTTTGTCGCTCCTCTTGCATCTTCCGACACTGGACGAGACAATTCCATGTGAGTACAGAGACCTACCAAAACCATTGAAACTCCCGGGGTGCATACCTATTCACGGTAGAGATCTAATATACCCAATTCAAGACCGAAAAAGTGAATGGTACAAACTATTTCTTCGCAGTGCAAAACGTCTCCCATTAGCCGAGGGGATCATTGTTAACACGTTCACCGACTTGGAAGGACGAGTTATAAAAGCTCTAAAAGAGGACGAAGCTGGATATCCTCCAATTTATCCGGTTGGACCAATCATTCAAAGTGGCTCAGGTACTGATGATGAAAATGACGGGTCAGGGTGTTTAAGATGGTTGGACAATCAACCAGGTGGTTCTGTCCTATTTGTCTCTTTTGGGAGTGGTGGGACCCTGTCGTCTGATCAAATAAACGAGCTAGCCTTAGGATTGGAATCGAGTGGGAAAAAATTCTTATGGGTGACTAGAAGCCCAAACAATGAATCTGCTAACACCACATACCTTAAAAATCAGAGCCATGACAATCCTCTTGCTTTCTTACCACAAGGGTTTCTAGCGAGGACCAAAGGTCAAGGTCTAGTCGTACCCTCTTGGGCACCACAGGCCCAGATCCTAAGCCATGCCTCCACGGGTGGGTTCCTAACCCACTGTGGCTGGAATTCGACCCTGGAGAGCATCATGATCAATGGCACACCATTGATTGCTTGGCCGCTTTATGCAGAGCAAAGAATGAATGCAGTATTCTTAGTTGAGGATCTAAAAGTGGCATTAAGACCAAAAGCTGATGAGAAAGGCCTTGTAGGTAGAGAAGAAATTGCGAAAGTCGTGCAGGGTCTAATGGCCGGAGAAGAGGGGAAGAGTGTTCGCAAGCGTACAAAAGAGCTAATGATTGCTGGTGAGAAAGCAAAAAGTGCAGGTGGTTCTTCCACAAGGGCACTCTCTGAATTAGCATCGAAACTTGCTTTTAAACCGAGATCATTTTAGTTTTCTTGCTCTTCTTCTTTATggttcttgtttttgtttttttttagttaagtCACGTTGTCATGTACTGTTGTTGAATAAGTGAAAATCGGATGATTGGTAATTTGGTCATGCCCTGTTTTACGTCGTTGGTTCCTTGGTGGTCGTTGTCTTTGACCATTTTTTGTGACTctaaataataaagaataaggctgcgtttgaatgttgaactgaactgagttgagttaagttgagttgagatgataaaatattg encodes:
- the LOC121238529 gene encoding hydroquinone glucosyltransferase-like, translated to MYTPIMHSLPPINKRPPYLYLINTTYPFKSQNKELLLMSMAEKPHIAILTSPGMGHLIPLIEFAKVLLALPHGFNVTCIIPTIGYPSKAMKAVLEGLPTNIDHVFLPPVSPKDLEEAHPGIQIFLTITLSLPSLRDVLKSLLETTRLSALVFDPFASDVLEVAKELQLSPYFFIPTNAMVLSLLLHLPTLDETIPCEYRDLPKPLKLPGCIPIHGRDLIYPIQDRKSEWYKLFLRSAKRLPLAEGIIVNTFTDLEGRVIKALKEDEAGYPPIYPVGPIIQSGSGTDDENDGSGCLRWLDNQPGGSVLFVSFGSGGTLSSDQINELALGLESSGKKFLWVTRSPNNESANTTYLKNQSHDNPLAFLPQGFLARTKGQGLVVPSWAPQAQILSHASTGGFLTHCGWNSTLESIMINGTPLIAWPLYAEQRMNAVFLVEDLKVALRPKADEKGLVGREEIAKVVQGLMAGEEGKSVRKRTKELMIAGEKAKSAGGSSTRALSELASKLAFKPRSF